In a single window of the Anaerocolumna cellulosilytica genome:
- the uvrB gene encoding excinuclease ABC subunit UvrB has product MSEFKLVSEFAPTGDQPVAIADLVKGFKEGNQFETLLGVTGSGKTFSMANVIQELNRPTLIIAHNKTLAAQLYGEFKEFFPENAVEYFVSYYDYYQPEAYVPSSDTYIEKDSAINDEIDKLRHSATAALAERRDVIIVASVSCIYGLGSPIDYQEMVISLRPGMIKERDEVLRKLIDLQYDRNNMDFKRGTFRVHGDVVEIFPVTSDDRAIRVEFFGDEIDRITEIDVLTGEIKCSLEHIAIFPASHYVVSKEKLEGAISTIQTELDERVRYFKSEDKLLEAQRISERTNFDIEMLRETGFCSGIENYSRHLSGLEPGSTPHTLIDYFPEDFLIIVDESHITIPQVRGMYAGDQARKSTLVDYGFRLPSAKDNRPLNFEEFESKINQMMFVSATPSVYEKEHELLRTEQIIRPTGLLDPEVFVRPVEGQIDDLIGEVNKEVAAKNKILVTTLTKRMAEDLTAYMREVGIRVKYLHSDIDTLERSEIIRDMRLDVFDVLVGINLLREGLDIPEITLVAILDADKEGFLRSETSLIQTIGRAARNSQGRVIMYADKMTDSMNKAISETNRRRAIQEKYNEEHGITPTTIQKKVRELISISKKADKDYYKMEKDPESMNKKELEAVIKKVTKDMHTAAAELNFEMAAELRDRLLELKKQLHDIDED; this is encoded by the coding sequence ATGAGTGAATTTAAGCTTGTTTCAGAATTTGCACCCACCGGAGACCAGCCGGTAGCTATAGCAGATTTAGTAAAAGGCTTTAAAGAAGGTAATCAGTTTGAAACATTGTTAGGTGTGACGGGTTCCGGTAAAACCTTTAGTATGGCGAATGTCATACAGGAATTAAACCGCCCTACCTTGATTATAGCACATAATAAAACCCTTGCTGCCCAGCTTTATGGTGAATTCAAGGAGTTCTTTCCAGAGAATGCGGTGGAGTACTTTGTAAGTTATTATGATTATTATCAACCGGAAGCCTATGTACCTTCCTCAGATACCTATATAGAGAAGGATTCCGCTATAAATGACGAAATTGATAAGCTGCGGCATTCCGCAACCGCCGCGCTTGCAGAACGAAGAGATGTCATTATTGTAGCCAGTGTATCCTGCATCTACGGTCTGGGAAGCCCCATTGATTATCAAGAGATGGTTATTTCTCTTAGACCTGGCATGATAAAGGAAAGAGATGAAGTACTTAGAAAGCTGATTGACCTCCAATATGATAGAAACAATATGGACTTTAAGCGTGGTACCTTCCGGGTACACGGGGATGTGGTGGAAATCTTTCCGGTAACTTCTGATGACAGAGCAATCCGAGTAGAGTTTTTCGGTGATGAAATCGACCGGATAACAGAGATTGATGTACTCACGGGTGAGATAAAGTGTAGTTTAGAGCATATAGCAATCTTCCCGGCTTCCCACTATGTAGTATCAAAGGAAAAGCTGGAAGGTGCCATATCAACCATACAAACAGAGCTTGACGAACGTGTCCGTTATTTTAAAAGTGAGGACAAGTTGTTAGAGGCACAAAGAATATCAGAAAGAACCAACTTTGATATAGAGATGTTAAGAGAAACTGGTTTTTGTTCCGGTATTGAGAACTATTCCAGACATTTATCCGGTTTGGAGCCGGGAAGCACACCACACACCTTGATTGATTATTTTCCCGAAGATTTCTTAATTATTGTGGATGAATCCCATATCACCATACCTCAGGTTCGTGGTATGTATGCAGGAGACCAGGCCAGAAAGAGTACACTGGTTGATTATGGCTTCCGTCTGCCGTCTGCTAAGGATAATCGACCTCTGAACTTTGAAGAGTTTGAAAGTAAAATCAATCAGATGATGTTCGTATCTGCCACACCTTCCGTCTATGAAAAGGAACACGAGCTGTTACGTACAGAACAGATTATCCGTCCAACCGGTTTACTAGACCCGGAAGTATTCGTAAGGCCGGTTGAAGGTCAGATTGATGACTTGATTGGTGAAGTAAATAAAGAAGTTGCGGCTAAGAATAAAATATTAGTTACAACTCTAACAAAGCGTATGGCAGAGGATTTAACTGCTTATATGAGAGAAGTGGGTATTCGGGTGAAGTATCTTCATTCGGATATCGATACGTTAGAACGTTCAGAAATCATACGCGATATGAGACTAGATGTGTTCGATGTACTAGTTGGAATCAATCTACTAAGAGAAGGTCTTGATATACCGGAGATTACTCTGGTAGCAATTCTGGATGCGGACAAGGAAGGGTTCCTGCGTTCGGAAACCTCACTGATACAGACCATAGGACGTGCTGCCCGTAACTCACAGGGACGGGTTATTATGTATGCCGATAAAATGACGGATTCCATGAATAAAGCCATCTCGGAGACCAACCGAAGAAGGGCTATCCAGGAAAAATACAACGAAGAACATGGAATTACCCCGACAACCATCCAGAAGAAGGTCAGGGAACTTATCAGTATCTCTAAAAAAGCCGATAAAGATTATTACAAGATGGAAAAAGATCCGGAATCCATGAATAAGAAAGAGCTGGAGGCTGTTATTAAAAAGGTAACGAAGGATATGCACACAGCAGCGGCAGAATTGAACTTTGAGATGGCGGCAGAATTAAGAGACCGGTTGTTAGAACTGAAAAAACAGCTTCATGATATAGATGAAGATTAA
- the uvrA gene encoding excinuclease ABC subunit UvrA, whose product MADKKQYIKIRGAKEHNLKNVSVNIPRDQFVVLTGLSGSGKSSLAFDTIYAEGQRRYMESLSSYARQFLGQMEKPNVESIEGLSPAISIDQKSTNRNPRSTVGTVTEIYDYFRLLYARIGIPHCPKCGKEIKKQTVDQMVDDIMNLEKGSRIQLLAPVVRGRKGEHVKLFEQAKKSGYVRVMVDGHLYELTEEIKLEKNIKHNIEIIVDRLIVKEGIEKRLSDSVESVLKLSDGLLVVDVQDSKPLSFSQNFACPDCGISIEEIEPRSFSFNNPFGACPECHGIGIKMEFSEELLIPDTSLSLAGGAIAAPGWQSAVDKSSYTRCTLEALAKEYKFNLDTPYKDLPEKIRHMIIHGTDGKSVKVHYKGQRGEGVYDVAFEGLIRNVERRYRETGSESSKQEYETFMKTTPCKECGGRRLKKESLAVTVGEKNISEVTDYSIRDLSAFMNNLDLTPTQLMIGDLVLKEIRARVGFLMDVGLDYLSLARATGTLSGGEAQRIRLATQIGSGLVGVAYILDEPSIGLHQRDNDKLLKTLRNLKELGNTLIVVEHDEDTMFAADYIIDIGPGAGEHGGEVIAAGTAQEIMKVEESITGAYLSGRIRIPVPKERRQPSGHLTIKGAKENNLKNVSVDIPLGIMTCITGVSGSGKSSLITEILHKRLARDLNRARCIPGKHDDMIGIDKLDKVINIDQSPIGRTPRSNPATYTGVFDQIRDLFAATQDARMKGYSKGRFSFNIKGGRCEACSGDGIIKIEMNFLPDVYVPCEVCGGKRYNRETLEVKYKGKSIYDVLDMTVEEAMKFFENVPSIRRKIETLYDVGLSYVRLGQPSTTLSGGEAQRIKLATELSKRSTGKTIYILDEPTTGLHFADVHKLIEIMHRLSEGGNSVVVIEHNLDVIKTADYIIDMGPEGGDKGGTVIAKGTPEEVAENKKSYTGHYIKKMLNDNREEAV is encoded by the coding sequence ATGGCTGATAAGAAACAGTATATTAAAATCAGAGGTGCCAAGGAACATAACTTAAAAAATGTTAGTGTTAACATACCCAGAGACCAGTTTGTCGTGTTGACCGGATTAAGCGGTTCAGGAAAATCATCTCTGGCTTTCGATACAATTTATGCTGAAGGTCAAAGAAGATATATGGAATCCTTATCTTCCTATGCGAGACAGTTTTTGGGGCAGATGGAAAAACCCAATGTAGAAAGTATAGAAGGCTTATCCCCTGCTATCTCCATAGACCAGAAATCAACTAACCGTAATCCTCGTTCTACCGTTGGAACGGTAACGGAAATCTATGACTATTTCCGTCTGCTTTATGCCAGAATCGGTATCCCTCATTGTCCGAAATGTGGGAAAGAAATAAAGAAGCAAACCGTAGACCAGATGGTTGATGATATAATGAATCTGGAAAAAGGAAGCCGTATACAGCTCTTGGCACCAGTCGTTAGAGGACGTAAGGGCGAACATGTAAAGCTTTTTGAACAGGCGAAGAAAAGCGGTTATGTCCGGGTTATGGTAGACGGACACCTGTATGAATTGACGGAAGAAATAAAATTAGAGAAAAATATTAAACATAACATAGAAATCATTGTAGACCGTCTGATTGTTAAGGAAGGTATTGAAAAAAGACTTTCCGATTCAGTTGAAAGTGTCTTAAAATTATCCGATGGCCTACTGGTTGTAGATGTACAGGATAGCAAACCCTTAAGCTTTAGCCAGAACTTTGCCTGCCCGGATTGTGGAATTAGTATTGAAGAAATTGAACCCAGAAGTTTTTCCTTTAATAATCCTTTTGGTGCCTGCCCGGAATGTCATGGTATTGGAATCAAAATGGAATTCTCAGAAGAACTATTAATACCGGATACCTCCTTAAGTCTTGCAGGAGGTGCGATTGCAGCACCCGGCTGGCAATCAGCGGTAGACAAATCCAGTTATACCAGATGTACTTTAGAAGCATTAGCCAAGGAATATAAATTTAATCTGGACACCCCTTACAAGGACTTGCCGGAGAAAATTCGTCATATGATAATTCATGGTACAGACGGAAAATCTGTAAAGGTTCATTATAAGGGACAGCGTGGAGAAGGGGTATATGATGTAGCATTTGAAGGATTAATAAGAAATGTAGAGAGACGGTACCGTGAAACCGGTTCGGAAAGCTCTAAGCAGGAATATGAAACCTTTATGAAGACTACACCTTGTAAAGAATGCGGTGGACGCAGGTTAAAGAAAGAATCCCTGGCTGTAACCGTAGGAGAAAAGAATATATCAGAGGTTACAGACTATTCTATACGCGACTTAAGTGCATTTATGAACAATCTGGATTTAACACCCACTCAGTTGATGATTGGTGATTTGGTATTAAAGGAAATCAGGGCAAGAGTGGGCTTCCTTATGGACGTTGGCTTGGATTACTTAAGTCTTGCAAGGGCAACCGGAACTCTATCCGGTGGTGAGGCACAGAGAATCCGTCTGGCGACCCAGATTGGTTCCGGTTTAGTTGGTGTGGCATATATTCTGGATGAACCAAGTATCGGCCTTCACCAGAGGGATAATGATAAGCTGTTAAAGACCTTAAGGAATCTCAAGGAATTAGGAAATACCCTAATTGTGGTAGAGCATGACGAAGATACCATGTTTGCAGCAGACTATATTATAGATATCGGACCCGGAGCCGGCGAGCATGGCGGTGAAGTCATAGCAGCCGGAACTGCACAGGAAATCATGAAGGTGGAAGAATCTATTACCGGAGCTTATCTGAGCGGAAGAATCAGAATTCCGGTGCCTAAGGAGAGAAGACAACCCTCCGGTCATCTGACCATTAAGGGAGCAAAGGAAAATAACCTAAAGAATGTATCCGTTGATATACCTCTTGGCATAATGACCTGTATTACCGGTGTATCCGGTTCCGGTAAGAGCTCACTGATAACAGAAATTCTTCATAAGAGATTGGCAAGAGATTTAAATAGGGCACGTTGTATTCCGGGAAAACATGACGATATGATAGGAATTGATAAGCTGGATAAAGTAATTAATATTGATCAGTCACCGATTGGAAGAACACCTAGGTCAAATCCGGCAACCTATACCGGAGTATTCGACCAGATAAGAGATTTATTCGCTGCAACCCAGGATGCAAGAATGAAAGGGTATAGCAAAGGGCGTTTCAGCTTTAACATTAAAGGCGGTCGCTGTGAAGCTTGTAGCGGTGATGGTATTATCAAAATAGAGATGAACTTCCTGCCCGATGTCTATGTACCGTGTGAAGTATGCGGTGGCAAGAGATATAATCGTGAAACTCTGGAAGTAAAGTACAAAGGCAAGAGCATCTATGATGTACTGGATATGACAGTAGAAGAAGCTATGAAATTCTTTGAAAACGTTCCTTCCATCCGTAGAAAAATAGAGACATTATACGATGTAGGCTTATCCTATGTCAGACTGGGACAACCCTCTACAACTCTGTCCGGTGGTGAAGCACAGCGTATCAAACTTGCTACGGAATTAAGCAAACGAAGCACAGGTAAGACCATCTATATTTTGGATGAACCAACCACAGGACTTCACTTTGCCGATGTTCATAAGCTAATCGAAATTATGCACAGGTTATCAGAAGGCGGTAATTCCGTAGTCGTTATTGAACATAATCTGGATGTAATAAAAACGGCTGACTATATTATTGATATGGGTCCGGAAGGCGGAGATAAGGGTGGTACAGTTATTGCAAAAGGAACACCGGAAGAAGTAGCGGAGAATAAAAAATCCTATACCGGTCATTATATCAAGAAAATGCTTAATGATAACAGGGAAGAAGCTGTATAA
- the yfbR gene encoding 5'-deoxynucleotidase: MESNFFAMMSRMKYIKRWALMRNSQSENVSEHSLEVSMIAHALAVIGNKRLGKELNSERAALIALYHDSTEIITGDMPTPVKYYNSEMQGAFKEIEKLAANRLLNMLPEDIKEEYYPLYFPKEGEAYLWKLVKAADKLSALVKCIQEEKMGNMEFASAKETIEESLLDMELKEVEIFMGEFLPSYYKTLDELK; encoded by the coding sequence ATGGAAAGCAATTTCTTTGCAATGATGTCACGAATGAAGTATATCAAACGATGGGCGCTTATGCGTAATTCTCAATCAGAGAATGTATCGGAGCATTCTCTGGAGGTCAGTATGATAGCCCATGCTCTGGCAGTTATCGGCAATAAGAGGCTGGGAAAAGAGTTAAACAGCGAAAGAGCAGCATTAATTGCATTATATCATGATTCTACGGAGATTATAACAGGGGATATGCCCACACCTGTTAAGTACTACAACAGTGAAATGCAAGGAGCCTTTAAAGAGATTGAAAAGCTGGCGGCCAACAGGTTGTTAAATATGCTGCCGGAGGATATCAAAGAAGAATACTATCCGTTATATTTTCCCAAGGAAGGGGAAGCATATCTTTGGAAGCTGGTAAAGGCGGCGGATAAACTATCCGCTCTGGTCAAATGTATACAGGAAGAAAAGATGGGCAATATGGAATTCGCCAGTGCGAAAGAGACAATAGAAGAAAGTCTTTTAGACATGGAATTGAAAGAGGTAGAAATCTTTATGGGGGAGTTTTTGCCGTCTTATTATAAGACGCTGGACGAACTAAAATAA
- the guaA gene encoding glutamine-hydrolyzing GMP synthase, with product MDKEIVIVLDFGGQYNQLIARRVRECNVYCEVLPYDTSLERIKEINPKGIIFTGGPASVYAEDAPACDKGIFELGIPVLGICYGSQLMTYSLGGKVSKAPLREYGKTEITVKNESKLFADVKDTSICWMSHTDYIEQLPEGFTVSAYSASCPVAALEKPSQNLYGVQFHPEVVHTQEGTKMLRNFLYNVCECSGDWKMDSFTEQSIKALREKIGDKKVLCALSGGVDSSVAAVMISKAVGKQLTCIFVDHGLLRKDEGDEVEKIFTEQFDVNFVRVNAQQRFYDKLAGVAEPEEKRKIIGEEFIRVFEEEAKKIGVVDYLVQGTIYPDVIESGLGKSAVIKSHHNVGGLPDYVDFKEIIEPLRDLFKDEVRRAGLEIGIPEKLVFRQPFPGPGLAIRIIGEVTEEKVKILQEADYIYREEIANAGLDRSIGQYFAALTNMRSVGVMGDERTYDYAVALRAVTTTDFMTAEAADLPWEVLGKVSSRIVNEVKHINRVLYDCTGKPPATIEFE from the coding sequence GTGGATAAGGAAATCGTAATTGTCCTGGATTTTGGCGGCCAATATAACCAGTTGATAGCCAGAAGAGTAAGGGAATGCAACGTATACTGTGAGGTATTACCTTATGATACAAGTCTAGAAAGAATCAAAGAAATCAATCCCAAGGGAATTATATTTACCGGAGGACCAGCCAGCGTATATGCAGAGGATGCACCAGCCTGTGATAAAGGAATCTTTGAATTAGGCATTCCAGTACTTGGAATCTGCTATGGTTCACAGTTAATGACCTATTCCTTAGGAGGAAAAGTGTCCAAAGCGCCTCTTAGAGAATATGGTAAAACTGAAATAACCGTTAAGAACGAATCAAAGCTGTTTGCAGACGTGAAAGATACATCTATCTGCTGGATGAGCCATACGGATTATATTGAGCAATTACCAGAAGGGTTTACTGTATCCGCCTATTCTGCATCCTGTCCGGTAGCGGCTCTTGAAAAACCTTCCCAGAACCTATATGGTGTACAGTTTCACCCGGAAGTAGTTCATACCCAGGAAGGAACAAAGATGCTTCGTAACTTCCTATACAATGTCTGTGAATGTTCCGGTGACTGGAAGATGGATTCCTTTACTGAACAATCCATTAAAGCATTGAGAGAAAAAATAGGTGATAAAAAAGTGTTATGTGCCTTATCCGGCGGTGTAGATTCCTCTGTTGCAGCAGTTATGATAAGCAAAGCGGTTGGAAAACAACTTACCTGTATCTTCGTAGACCATGGTCTTCTTCGTAAAGATGAGGGTGATGAAGTTGAAAAGATATTCACCGAGCAGTTTGACGTTAACTTTGTTCGTGTCAATGCGCAGCAAAGATTCTATGATAAATTAGCAGGCGTAGCAGAACCGGAAGAAAAGAGAAAGATAATCGGCGAAGAGTTTATCCGTGTTTTTGAAGAAGAAGCCAAGAAAATCGGAGTCGTTGACTATTTAGTACAGGGAACCATATATCCTGACGTAATTGAAAGCGGTCTTGGTAAATCTGCAGTCATTAAGAGCCACCATAATGTAGGCGGACTTCCCGATTATGTAGATTTTAAAGAAATCATTGAACCACTTCGTGACTTATTCAAGGATGAAGTACGTAGAGCCGGATTAGAAATTGGAATTCCTGAAAAGTTAGTATTCAGACAGCCATTCCCAGGACCTGGTCTTGCCATCCGTATCATTGGTGAAGTAACCGAAGAGAAAGTTAAGATACTACAGGAAGCAGATTATATCTACCGTGAAGAAATTGCGAATGCAGGTCTTGACAGAAGCATCGGACAGTATTTTGCTGCACTTACCAACATGCGTTCTGTAGGCGTAATGGGTGATGAAAGAACCTATGACTATGCTGTAGCATTACGTGCGGTAACAACTACCGACTTTATGACAGCAGAAGCAGCAGACCTGCCTTGGGAAGTACTTGGTAAGGTATCCTCAAGGATAGTAAATGAAGTTAAACATATTAATAGAGTACTCTATGATTGTACTGGGAAACCACCGGCAACGATAGAGTTTGAGTAG
- a CDS encoding helix-turn-helix domain-containing protein: protein MTIGKKIKFVRKLRKMTQQELGVAVGLEEKGAANRIAQYECDYRVPQKDMLIDMAKAMDINPLNFVSEVPGSAEDIMQTFFWLDEDNRGAINLFSLIRSNKKEKATTKAVAQYDDNDDYWPDEPPVGMWFNYGLVDEFMREWMIRKQELAKKEITENEYLEWKLNWPDTCDDCKNTTKYN, encoded by the coding sequence ATGACCATTGGTAAAAAAATAAAATTTGTACGAAAACTCAGAAAAATGACCCAGCAGGAACTTGGAGTTGCTGTTGGTTTAGAAGAAAAAGGCGCTGCAAATCGTATTGCACAATACGAATGCGATTACAGAGTTCCTCAAAAAGACATGCTTATAGATATGGCAAAGGCTATGGATATCAATCCCCTTAACTTTGTCAGCGAAGTTCCAGGAAGCGCAGAAGATATTATGCAGACTTTCTTCTGGCTGGACGAAGATAACCGTGGTGCAATCAATCTTTTTTCTCTTATCCGTAGTAATAAAAAAGAAAAAGCCACCACAAAGGCGGTAGCCCAATATGATGACAATGATGATTACTGGCCAGATGAACCGCCAGTTGGTATGTGGTTTAATTATGGATTGGTTGATGAATTCATGAGGGAATGGATGATTCGAAAGCAGGAGCTGGCAAAGAAAGAGATTACAGAAAATGAGTATTTGGAATGGAAACTGAATTGGCCGGATACTTGTGATGATTGCAAAAATACAACAAAATATAACTGA
- a CDS encoding MerR family transcriptional regulator: protein MEGAIYITAAEMAEMLGISKPYAYKLIKQMNEELDAKGFITIPGKVAIKYFEEKFYGVTVTA, encoded by the coding sequence ATGGAAGGAGCAATTTATATTACAGCAGCTGAGATGGCTGAAATGCTTGGCATTTCAAAACCATATGCGTATAAGCTCATCAAACAGATGAATGAAGAGCTTGACGCAAAAGGTTTTATTACCATTCCTGGCAAAGTAGCAATTAAGTATTTTGAAGAGAAGTTTTACGGAGTAACAGTAACAGCGTAA
- a CDS encoding site-specific integrase, with protein sequence MAAYKDEERGTWYVSFHYYDWTGKNKRKLKRGFKTRREALEWEQHFRMKEEANLEMTFDDFVEAYTRDMKPKLKENTWNTKEAVINSKILPYFKDKKMKDIKPTDIIQWQNQMIKLKNPQGALFKPTYLKTIQSEISALFNHAVRFYELKENPVVKAGPLGKGKADEMLFWTKEEYLKFIEQVKDKPVSYYAFQILYWCGLRMGELLALTPADIDVPKSMIHITKSYQRIRGKDVITDPKTPKSKRDVVIPDFLRDELQDYMSRLYGITKKDRLFHITKTYLHHEMDRGAKKAGVQRIRIHDLRHSHVSLLISMGFTAVAIGSRVGHESSDITFRYAHMFPSEQKQMATMLNDAFVITDKEGDE encoded by the coding sequence ATGGCAGCATATAAAGATGAGGAGCGAGGCACATGGTATGTCTCGTTCCATTATTACGATTGGACTGGCAAGAACAAGCGCAAATTGAAGCGTGGTTTCAAAACCAGAAGAGAGGCATTAGAGTGGGAGCAGCATTTTCGCATGAAGGAAGAGGCTAATTTGGAAATGACTTTTGATGACTTTGTCGAAGCCTATACAAGAGACATGAAACCCAAATTAAAAGAAAATACTTGGAACACGAAAGAAGCGGTTATTAACAGCAAGATACTCCCTTATTTTAAGGATAAGAAAATGAAGGATATCAAGCCGACAGATATTATTCAGTGGCAGAACCAAATGATTAAGCTTAAGAATCCGCAAGGAGCATTATTTAAGCCTACTTACCTGAAAACAATTCAATCGGAGATAAGCGCATTATTTAATCATGCGGTACGTTTTTATGAATTGAAAGAGAATCCGGTAGTGAAGGCAGGACCATTGGGAAAAGGGAAAGCAGACGAAATGCTCTTTTGGACAAAAGAAGAGTATTTGAAATTTATCGAGCAGGTAAAGGACAAGCCAGTTTCCTATTACGCATTTCAGATTCTATATTGGTGTGGTCTTCGTATGGGGGAACTATTAGCACTAACACCAGCAGATATTGATGTCCCAAAGAGTATGATTCATATCACAAAATCTTATCAGCGAATCAGGGGTAAGGATGTTATTACAGATCCAAAGACTCCAAAGAGTAAACGAGATGTAGTGATTCCTGATTTCTTGCGTGATGAACTACAGGACTATATGAGTCGGTTATATGGAATTACCAAGAAAGATAGGTTATTTCATATTACAAAAACATATTTGCACCATGAAATGGATCGTGGGGCTAAGAAAGCAGGAGTGCAGAGAATCAGAATCCATGACCTGCGCCACAGCCACGTATCCCTTTTAATCAGCATGGGATTTACAGCCGTAGCCATTGGTTCAAGAGTAGGTCATGAAAGTTCAGATATAACTTTTCGCTATGCCCATATGTTTCCAAGTGAGCAAAAACAGATGGCAACCATGTTAAATGATGCATTTGTGATTACAGATAAGGAAGGTGATGAATAA
- a CDS encoding plasmid mobilization protein: MPGVHKNPTISFRISDYERREIEAKIKASGMQKKDYFVRSCIYNHVCVVGKKETVYVLVEELQKMQQNLYQLNEQILSEDIQITSEEMQELQLDYEYMLKAILWMLEGARYLWEGKSTAGKESDNCGGSKS; this comes from the coding sequence ATGCCGGGAGTTCATAAGAATCCAACGATTAGTTTTCGTATTTCCGATTATGAAAGAAGAGAAATTGAAGCGAAGATTAAGGCAAGTGGAATGCAGAAAAAAGATTATTTTGTTCGTTCCTGTATTTATAACCATGTGTGTGTTGTTGGTAAGAAAGAGACGGTATATGTGTTGGTGGAGGAGTTGCAGAAAATGCAACAAAATCTTTATCAGTTGAATGAACAGATTTTATCAGAAGATATTCAGATAACCAGTGAAGAAATGCAGGAATTACAGCTTGATTACGAATATATGCTAAAAGCTATTTTGTGGATGCTTGAAGGTGCACGATATTTGTGGGAAGGAAAAAGTACAGCAGGGAAGGAGAGTGATAATTGTGGAGGAAGCAAAAGTTGA
- a CDS encoding AAA family ATPase yields the protein MEEAKVELKMINMADVQASSIDWLWYPFIPYGKLTIIQGDPGDGKSTLVLNIAARLSMGEGLDDEMKPTEPINVIYQTAEDGLADTVKPRLELAGADCSRISIIDESEKSVSMVDERLEEAIMKQQAKLLILDPIQAYLGGGTDMNRANEARDMTKKLGALAEKTGCAIVLIGHMNKGGGAKAAYRGMGSIDFFAVARSMILVGRIEGQEQMMAVIQIKNNLAAFGHAKAFALEEDGFCWIGDYDITADEVLGGVVPKANKLEQAKQLLKDLCADKTMMPSSEIMDIALGEGISKRTLESAKKELGIKAKRVNNIWYWDLKQDDMNEI from the coding sequence GTGGAGGAAGCAAAAGTTGAACTAAAGATGATTAATATGGCAGATGTTCAGGCGAGTTCCATCGATTGGCTTTGGTATCCGTTTATTCCATATGGAAAACTTACCATCATTCAGGGTGATCCTGGAGATGGTAAAAGTACTTTGGTATTGAATATAGCAGCTAGACTATCAATGGGAGAAGGCCTTGATGATGAAATGAAACCTACGGAACCAATAAATGTAATTTACCAAACGGCAGAAGACGGTTTGGCTGACACTGTGAAGCCTAGGCTAGAACTTGCAGGAGCCGATTGTAGTCGGATTTCTATTATAGATGAAAGTGAAAAATCAGTATCTATGGTAGATGAGCGATTAGAGGAGGCGATAATGAAACAACAAGCAAAACTCCTTATCCTAGATCCGATTCAGGCATATCTTGGTGGTGGTACGGATATGAATCGTGCCAATGAAGCTCGTGATATGACCAAAAAGCTTGGAGCATTAGCTGAGAAAACGGGGTGCGCCATTGTTCTTATCGGTCACATGAATAAAGGTGGTGGTGCAAAAGCAGCATATCGTGGTATGGGTTCTATAGATTTCTTTGCAGTTGCAAGAAGCATGATTCTAGTTGGGCGAATCGAAGGGCAGGAACAAATGATGGCGGTGATTCAGATTAAGAATAACTTAGCTGCCTTTGGACATGCCAAAGCATTTGCCCTTGAAGAAGATGGTTTTTGCTGGATAGGTGATTATGATATTACTGCGGATGAAGTACTTGGTGGGGTTGTTCCAAAAGCAAATAAATTGGAACAGGCAAAGCAGTTATTGAAAGATTTGTGTGCAGACAAGACCATGATGCCGAGTAGCGAAATTATGGATATTGCCTTGGGTGAAGGAATTTCCAAGAGGACCTTGGAAAGTGCCAAGAAGGAATTAGGAATTAAAGCAAAGCGGGTCAACAATATCTGGTACTGGGATTTGAAACAAGATGATATGAATGAGATTTGA
- a CDS encoding TnpV protein, with protein MKEETIFEKMGIEYQEVAGIFYPILSVPSEDNQCHNVGKYGRMWIEHIKLTYPQRYRSLLRFGELKERAEMVNETAYELLEDIEVRWLSKHRPKNSNSFIEQLHLRNQARMMAEEVVLHDVVRQFH; from the coding sequence ATGAAGGAAGAAACAATATTTGAGAAGATGGGGATAGAGTATCAGGAGGTTGCTGGAATTTTTTATCCGATTTTATCTGTTCCATCGGAGGATAACCAGTGTCACAATGTTGGGAAATATGGTCGTATGTGGATTGAACATATTAAGTTAACTTACCCACAGCGATATCGTAGTCTATTGCGCTTTGGAGAATTAAAGGAGCGAGCAGAAATGGTTAATGAAACAGCATACGAACTGTTAGAAGACATTGAAGTCAGATGGCTGAGTAAACATAGACCAAAGAATTCTAATTCCTTTATAGAACAGTTACACCTTCGTAACCAGGCGCGAATGATGGCAGAGGAAGTTGTGCTTCATGACGTAGTCAGACAGTTTCACTAA